TTCTAACAAATCAGAAATCATTTTATTCATCACATTAAACTGTTTTTTTGCCTGTTGACAAAGTTGTTTTTGTAGACGAAAAAGTTTTTCTTGATCAGGTTGATTTTTAGCTAATTCAATGGTTTCTACGGCAATGGAGGCAGCAGTTAAAGGATTTCTTAAATCATGAACTAACATTGCCAACATTTGATCTTTAAAATTTAATTGCTGTCGTAAATTATCTACCTCTTGCCTGAGTTGAAAAATTTCATCACTCAAACGCATTAACTCTGAAGAAGGCAAACAGGTTTGTAAAATAGATTCTTTTTCCGCAGTGTTATTGTTAAAATCTTGTCTGAGGGAATATTGCCATTTATCCCACCATTTCTGTAATTGAGCGGTTAAATTACTTCCTGCTAAGGTTTGTTGAGGTGCAGGGTTAACTTTAACCAAAGCAGGAGTAGCAACTAATTTAAAATGTTCCACCAGATGAGGGTATTTACTAATTTCTAACACCTCTAATTGAAATTGATAATCACGGGTTAAACTTTGTAGATATTGTTTTATTTCTTGAATGTTTTTTTGAGAACTATGGCGATTATCAACAAACAATAAAAGTTGAAGAGAGTTTTTTTCTGGCTCTAAGTTTTGATCTTCGTTAGAAATTTGATCACTTTCTGATGGATACATACTCAATATCACTCCCTTTGAGCGTATTTTTTTGGGCTACTATTACCAATGTATAGTATTGGCTTCAATTTAAATTTTCCTAAAAATTAAAGTTTAATATTATTATTGCATTTTTAGGGCAAATAATATCAATTTAAAAAAGAAATATCAATTTTCTCCATATACAATATTATGCTTAGTTAGTATATGGAATTGAATTGCTTAACTATATAAACTATTATCGTTAAGTCTCTTCTAATATTTTTATTGTTATATCCTGATAAAATTCCTCTTGAGATAATTCGACTTTTGATTGAGAGGATAGTAATAATAATGCCCAAAAAATTCCTACTTTATCTTGTTTAGATTCTTCTTGATATTGACTCCA
The sequence above is a segment of the Cyanobacterium stanieri PCC 7202 genome. Coding sequences within it:
- a CDS encoding histidine kinase (PFAM: Histidine kinase-, DNA gyrase B-, and HSP90-like ATPase; His Kinase A (phosphoacceptor) domain; KaiB domain~COGs: COG2205 Osmosensitive K+ channel histidine kinase~InterProIPR004358:IPR003661:IPR003594:IPR005467:IPR 011649~KEGG: cyc:PCC7424_5063 adaptive-response sensory kinase~PFAM: ATP-binding region ATPase domain protein; KaiB domain protein; histidine kinase A domain protein~SMART: ATP-binding region ATPase domain protein; histidine kinase A domain protein~SPTR: Adaptive-response sensory-kinase sasA); the protein is MYPSESDQISNEDQNLEPEKNSLQLLLFVDNRHSSQKNIQEIKQYLQSLTRDYQFQLEVLEISKYPHLVEHFKLVATPALVKVNPAPQQTLAGSNLTAQLQKWWDKWQYSLRQDFNNNTAEKESILQTCLPSSELMRLSDEIFQLRQEVDNLRQQLNFKDQMLAMLVHDLRNPLTAASIAVETIELAKNQPDQEKLFRLQKQLCQQAKKQFNVMNKMISDLLETSKRTNNQLNIVPIKVNLSELCYGLINSINNKIRRKNQVLIKDIPQDLPAVYADPELIRQVLINLIENAIKYTPDQGHITISIIHKTTQKVEISIIDTGSGIPPEKKERIFDGHFRLERDINEEGYGIGLALCRQVINAHYGQIWVDDNGNQGSCFRFTLPVYL